In the genome of Arabidopsis thaliana chromosome 4, partial sequence, the window TCTTTGGTCCGTACCCGATGGAGCAAAGAAACGTAATGTAATCATCATTAGTTATATCGTAGACAAGACCCGGATTCATAGCCCGGCCCAAATTTAAATGACCCGACCCGTAATCATAAGGCGTAGCCGATTTCCCGGTGGATTCATCGATCAACGAGCGGTTAGAGTTATCGACGAGGTTAGTCGTTGTCATCATTGCCGATCGTATCACGGCAGGGCTCCAATCTGGATGAGCGGATTTGAGAAGCGCCGCCGCACCACTAACGTGAGGACATGCCATTGAAGTACCGGAGAGAATGTTGAATTCCGTTTTCCTTGGATCTGACGGCAAACCTGTAGGTCCAACAGCGTCTGTCCATGCGGCGAGGATGTTAACTCCGGGAGCAATCAAATCCGGTTTAAGAATCTCCGGGCTTAAACCGTTTGGTCCTCTACCGGAGAAAGAAGCAATAACCGGAGCCGGTTTAATCCCAACTATAGTTCCTCTGAAATCAATTGAAGCAATTGGATTCGGATGTGAAGAAGCATATGCTTTGATTCTATCTCCTTCGTTTGATCCAACGGCACAGGCTGGAATAAGATGAGCATCTCCGACTAATCCTTCACCGTTAGATGCTCCATTAGCGAGAATCATTCCGACACCACCTGCTTTCTTCACAACCAATCCTTTGGCTACGCGTGGACTGCTTCCTCTATCGCAGATTACTATTTTACCCCTCACTTGCTTCGGATCAAGCGTGTTCTCCATACATAGAGACGCTGATGACATTCCCGATTTACCGGGATAAACCACCGGAAACATACGACCGTTTAAAGGTACTCCAGCGTAAAGAGACACTCCTCTGAGACGATGTCCGTCGCCGAGAATAGCATCCGCTGGGAAATTCCGATCGATTGTACTAGCACCAACGGTGGTTACCCACGGCGCGAGGTTCGTAACTGACATACCGTTAGGTCCTTCGTTTCCGGCAGAGGAAGAGACGAAGATTCCTTTCGACGCGGCGCCGTACGAGCCTATAGCGATTGGATCGAGGTAATACGGCGAAGTAATCCCGTCTCCACCACCGATTGAGATCGATATAACGTCGACACCGTCTCTAACAGCGGCATCAAAGGCGGCGAGAATATCGGAATCGAGACAACCGGAATCTTTCCAACAGACTTTGTAGGCGGCGATACGAGCTTTTGGAGCAACACCTTTGGCTACACCGGAGGCGTAACCGGACATACTCGCTTTAAAAGCGTGACGGCCAGCGGCGGTTGAGGAAGTGTGAGTACCGTGTCCATCGGCGTCACGAGGAGATAGAAACTCAACGGTTTTGTTGATTCCTCCGATTACAGCGGCTTGTTGTCCCTTAGCGAAGAATCTTGCTCCGATAATTTTACGGTTACAGTTCCGAGGACTGAATCTGGCTCCGGATTCGCAAACGCCTCTCCACCTTTTTGGAATTGGACCGAGGTTAAGATCTGAGAAACTCCTCCGCTCCGGCCAAATTCCGGTGTCAAAAACGCCAATGATTACGTCTGATCCGTAATCAGATTCTGACCATAGtcctttttggttttgtaaacCAAGAAATTGAGGAGAACGTGTGGTGTGAAGCTCTCGACGTCGGTCTTCGAAAACAGCAAGAACTGCTGGGTGGTTACGGAGATTATCTGCTTCATCTGGAGTAACAACGGCGGAGAAACCATGGAAGACTGTGTGGTAAACATGGACGATTCGAGATTCTTCGGCGAACTCGGTGCTATACCAATGGTAGTGCGTCGGGAAAATAGAAGGCATAGATCCACCATCGATACGGAAAATGAAAGTCTTCGCGGCCTGAGAAGCTGCGAAAGAGATAAACggaaaagagaggaagagaagaagaacgatgGTGGAGGAAGCCATTGAAGGAGTGGAGCGAGTGAAGTGAGTGGGGGGAGTTTTACCGACATGACATTGGTGCTCTCATAATTATAAAGGAAAATATCattctttacttctttttttcatttttgattaataactTTTATAATTGTTAGTTTACTCAGATAAATCATCAACTTTGGATATTTCTTCTGCGAAAATATTCCTAGTACTATGTCGCTTGTATGATTCTGGGCAATAATATAGTTGTCTGATTAACACAAGtgagagaaaacaattttgataaatttcatttgtttgtaaGATAACGGAAATTTCATTAGCGAATGAGATAGGTGGTCTTTGTGGTCGTGGACAGTGATATTAATGAAACGACAGCGTTTTACGGAGATACTGCAAGAATGAGTCATCGCTTTGTAGGATTCAAtgtattttattcatttttatacaattttgGTTAGAGAAAAGTAAACATCGGAACTGCGGAAGTTACCTTTCATCACCAGGAAAAGTGTGATCGTTCACATGCAAGTGAGATCATCATAACTATATAATACGATCCATTCATAACGGTCGATTAGTTTCTCTTAAAACAATCAACACCCTCTAATCGTAAACTCATCACATCCTCTGTTTACTATTAACATGTTGATTTTGTCAACACAATTACTAGTAATCAAAAACTAATCATATAGTAGATTAGTAGGCTTTTTAAGTATTAGTAGGCtttttgtttatctctttTATGGTGGAGGAGCGGAGAGTTGAGCAGAGAATCTGAGTCACTGCAATTGGACAATAAAAGCGACGGAACAGAGACTTTTAGTGATTCTCAATATTACTATATTCGTCCATTATATGAGCTTACAACGGCTATAATTTCAACTTCTGAtgaaaatactattttatgttTCTCAGAGATTAGGATAATATAGGTTTTACACAGATGGGCATGCCACCAACCCAGTCGCATATCCCAATGTTGAAAAGCCCATTTGATGCATTGGGCTACTCATACTAGGCCATTTATTTTGATAGGCtgaatttattgttttggacTTCAACCAAGTTTTGTATATCATGCAGAAGTCAACttgtatgatttgttttattcgTTTTGAGTTCTAGCTTACTTACATCATTCTGATTTGCGGTTCAAATCTATTTGAATTAATTTGATAGTCAGTAAAAGCTTACAGGTAGTTTGTGTCGATTTATGGTGTGTTTACTGTTTAGTAGGCGTCACCAAAATTTAAGTACAAACTATACATTGAAAGCTAATTCGGACTGTTTACAGAATTCCTCTCCATATTTTGTTGCTCATATAGGTTATCCTAATCTTGAGTTTACATTTTGcactttattatatatgaaaatatccATCAAGTAGGTCAAAGCAATATAACTCATATATCTATTTTGATATCGTTCAATCTTTGATATATGTCTCAATATACATTTCTTGAAATTTCGTATCTTTAACACTATCACATGTAGAAGAACCTAATTATGCCCACTAGCCTGATACTAAACTAAACTCCAAAGTTTTAGGTTGATGTCCGTTGTTttacataaacaaacatttgga includes:
- the SLP2 gene encoding subtilisin-like serine protease 2 (subtilisin-like serine protease 2 (SLP2); FUNCTIONS IN: serine-type peptidase activity; INVOLVED IN: plant-type cell wall modification, proteolysis; LOCATED IN: middle lamella-containing extracellular matrix, membrane; EXPRESSED IN: 24 plant structures; EXPRESSED DURING: 15 growth stages; CONTAINS InterPro DOMAIN/s: Protease-associated PA (InterPro:IPR003137), Proteinase inhibitor, propeptide (InterPro:IPR009020), Peptidase S8/S53, subtilisin/kexin/sedolisin (InterPro:IPR000209), Peptidase S8, subtilisin-related (InterPro:IPR015500), Peptidase S8/S53, subtilisin, active site (InterPro:IPR022398), Proteinase inhibitor I9, subtilisin propeptide (InterPro:IPR010259); BEST Arabidopsis thaliana protein match is: Subtilase family protein (TAIR:AT3G14240.1); Has 30201 Blast hits to 17322 proteins in 780 species: Archae - 12; Bacteria - 1396; Metazoa - 17338; Fungi - 3422; Plants - 5037; Viruses - 0; Other Eukaryotes - 2996 (source: NCBI BLink).): MASSTIVLLLFLSFPFISFAASQAAKTFIFRIDGGSMPSIFPTHYHWYSTEFAEESRIVHVYHTVFHGFSAVVTPDEADNLRNHPAVLAVFEDRRRELHTTRSPQFLGLQNQKGLWSESDYGSDVIIGVFDTGIWPERRSFSDLNLGPIPKRWRGVCESGARFSPRNCNRKIIGARFFAKGQQAAVIGGINKTVEFLSPRDADGHGTHTSSTAAGRHAFKASMSGYASGVAKGVAPKARIAAYKVCWKDSGCLDSDILAAFDAAVRDGVDVISISIGGGDGITSPYYLDPIAIGSYGAASKGIFVSSSAGNEGPNGMSVTNLAPWVTTVGASTIDRNFPADAILGDGHRLRGVSLYAGVPLNGRMFPVVYPGKSGMSSASLCMENTLDPKQVRGKIVICDRGSSPRVAKGLVVKKAGGVGMILANGASNGEGLVGDAHLIPACAVGSNEGDRIKAYASSHPNPIASIDFRGTIVGIKPAPVIASFSGRGPNGLSPEILKPDLIAPGVNILAAWTDAVGPTGLPSDPRKTEFNILSGTSMACPHVSGAAALLKSAHPDWSPAVIRSAMMTTTNLVDNSNRSLIDESTGKSATPYDYGSGHLNLGRAMNPGLVYDITNDDYITFLCSIGYGPKTIQVITRTPVRCPTTRKPSPGNLNYPSITAVFPTNRRGLVSKTVIRTATNVGQAEAVYRARIESPRGVTVTVKPPRLVFTSAVKRRSYAVTVTVNTRNVVLGETGAVFGSVTWFDGGKHVVRSPIVVTQMDTL